Proteins encoded by one window of Polaribacter haliotis:
- a CDS encoding head GIN domain-containing protein, whose translation MKNLAFLNLLFVSFLINAQTTVTKNLGDYNTLKVYNGIEVTLIKSSNQKLEITGEKSEMVKIKNVDNTLKLSLPFSLKPEDNSADGKILIKIYYNKNIDIIDGNEGATITGKDFNQDKIEVNAQERAFINLTITTKELKVRSSSGGIIKLSGTTTNQEVDVDLYGIYHGFNMKSTEKTDVKAGTGAKAEVNSEKTLNAKVSFGGTIFYRGNPEVVKDKKVIGGIIEKRN comes from the coding sequence ATGAAAAATTTAGCTTTTTTAAACCTATTATTTGTGTCGTTTTTAATAAATGCGCAAACTACTGTTACTAAAAACTTGGGCGATTATAATACCTTAAAAGTATATAATGGAATAGAGGTAACTCTTATAAAGTCTTCCAATCAAAAGTTGGAAATCACTGGCGAAAAGTCGGAAATGGTTAAAATTAAGAATGTAGATAATACTTTAAAATTATCGTTACCTTTTTCTTTAAAACCAGAAGATAATTCTGCAGATGGTAAGATATTAATTAAAATTTATTACAATAAAAACATCGATATTATCGATGGTAATGAAGGTGCAACCATTACTGGTAAAGATTTTAACCAAGATAAAATTGAAGTAAATGCACAAGAAAGAGCGTTTATCAATTTAACTATAACAACCAAAGAACTTAAAGTAAGATCCTCTTCTGGAGGAATTATAAAACTTTCTGGAACAACAACTAACCAAGAAGTAGATGTAGATTTATATGGCATTTACCATGGTTTTAATATGAAATCTACTGAAAAAACAGATGTAAAAGCAGGCACTGGAGCAAAAGCAGAAGTAAATTCTGAAAAAACGTTAAATGCTAAAGTTAGTTTTGGAGGTACCATTTTTTATAGAGGAAATCCAGAAGTTGTAAAAGATAAAAAAGTAATTGGTGGTATTATTGAAAAAAGAAATTAA
- the tatA gene encoding twin-arginine translocase TatA/TatE family subunit translates to MNSLSIFFGFIGGPQVIIILVVVLLLFGGRKIPELMKGLGSGIKEFKNASKDESEEQLKEKK, encoded by the coding sequence ATGAACAGTTTATCTATATTTTTTGGCTTTATTGGCGGACCTCAAGTAATTATAATTCTTGTAGTTGTTTTATTATTGTTTGGTGGAAGAAAAATACCAGAATTAATGAAAGGATTAGGAAGTGGAATTAAAGAGTTTAAAAATGCATCTAAAGACGAATCTGAAGAACAATTAAAAGAGAAGAAGTAA
- a CDS encoding LytTR family DNA-binding domain-containing protein, whose product MIQSILKWFKTPYFYNPSVKFKLKISFFHGLFVFLFLYIFRPFYLYSFQEIILQYTLGLGLGAFVGTFIVLYIPPLIFKNYFHEENWTIGRNLLLILTGVTFIAILLWYFGEMFKEPYNLKSFSFLEFLFYTFLISIFPLTFFVFLNEKNIRRKRRKRARLINKHNTEKLKKVEEKIKVIKEENGDSKVEIFSENQKESIKFRLKELVYITSQGNYASFFIKKNNILKEKVLRITLTEINKILADNSSILRCHKSYIVNTKFIKDISGNARGYLLKSDILPFDIPVSRKFSKQSLLKLLK is encoded by the coding sequence ATGATTCAATCTATTTTAAAATGGTTTAAAACGCCTTACTTTTACAACCCTTCTGTGAAATTTAAATTGAAAATAAGTTTTTTTCATGGACTTTTTGTATTCCTTTTTTTATATATTTTTAGACCTTTTTATCTTTATAGTTTCCAAGAAATTATTTTACAATATACTTTAGGATTAGGCTTGGGTGCTTTTGTAGGTACTTTTATTGTGCTTTATATTCCACCATTAATATTTAAGAATTATTTTCATGAAGAAAATTGGACAATTGGTAGAAACCTACTCTTAATATTAACTGGAGTTACTTTTATAGCTATTTTATTATGGTATTTTGGCGAAATGTTTAAAGAACCATATAATTTAAAAAGTTTTAGTTTCTTAGAGTTTTTATTTTATACTTTTTTAATAAGTATTTTTCCACTTACCTTTTTTGTATTTTTAAATGAAAAAAATATTCGTAGAAAAAGAAGAAAAAGAGCGAGGTTAATTAACAAACATAATACAGAAAAGTTAAAAAAAGTAGAAGAAAAGATAAAGGTAATAAAAGAAGAAAATGGAGATTCTAAAGTAGAAATATTTTCAGAAAACCAAAAAGAAAGTATTAAATTTCGTCTAAAAGAATTGGTATATATTACTTCTCAAGGAAATTATGCAAGCTTTTTTATTAAGAAAAATAATATATTAAAAGAAAAGGTTTTAAGAATTACCCTTACAGAAATAAATAAAATACTTGCAGATAATAGTTCCATTCTTAGATGTCATAAAAGTTATATTGTTAATACAAAATTTATAAAAGATATTTCTGGAAATGCCAGAGGTTATTTATTAAAATCAGATATACTTCCTTTTGATATTCCTGTATCTAGAAAATTTTCTAAGCAATCTTTATTAAAATTGTTAAAATAA
- a CDS encoding SPFH domain-containing protein produces MLPAPFIITILIIGLIIFASFFMVKQQTAAIIERFGKFNAIRHSGLKLKIPFVDRVAGRLSLKIQQLDVIVETKTLDDVFVKLKVSVQYKVITEKVYDAFYKLDYPHEQITSYVFDVVRAEVPKMKLDDVFVKKDDIAIAVKTELNDAMLDYGFDIIRTLVTDIDPDPQVKIAMNRINAADREKTAAQYEGDAQRILIVEKAKAEAESKRLQGQGIADQRREIARGLEESVDVLNRVGINSQEASALIVVTQHYDTLQAIGSETNSNLILLPNSPQAGSQMLNDMVASFTASNQIGEAMKNQKEKKKDA; encoded by the coding sequence ATGTTACCAGCACCATTTATTATCACCATTCTTATAATTGGCCTTATTATTTTTGCTTCCTTTTTTATGGTAAAGCAACAAACTGCTGCAATTATCGAACGCTTTGGAAAGTTTAATGCAATTAGACACTCTGGTCTTAAACTTAAAATACCTTTCGTAGATAGGGTTGCAGGAAGGTTGAGTTTAAAAATCCAACAATTAGATGTAATTGTTGAAACAAAAACATTAGACGATGTTTTTGTGAAATTAAAAGTTTCTGTACAATACAAAGTAATTACAGAAAAGGTGTATGATGCTTTTTATAAATTAGATTATCCTCATGAACAAATAACTTCTTATGTTTTTGATGTAGTTCGTGCAGAAGTTCCAAAAATGAAATTGGATGATGTTTTTGTAAAGAAAGATGATATTGCTATTGCTGTAAAAACAGAATTAAACGATGCCATGTTAGATTATGGTTTCGATATTATTAGAACTTTGGTTACAGATATCGACCCAGATCCTCAGGTAAAAATAGCTATGAACAGAATTAATGCTGCAGATAGAGAAAAAACTGCTGCTCAATACGAAGGTGATGCACAACGTATTTTAATTGTAGAAAAAGCAAAAGCAGAGGCAGAAAGCAAACGTTTACAAGGACAAGGTATTGCAGACCAAAGAAGAGAAATTGCACGTGGTTTAGAAGAATCTGTAGATGTTTTAAACAGAGTTGGTATTAATTCTCAAGAAGCATCTGCATTAATTGTTGTAACACAACATTATGATACTTTACAAGCAATTGGAAGCGAAACCAACAGTAATTTAATTCTTTTACCAAATTCACCACAAGCTGGTAGCCAAATGTTAAATGATATGGTTGCAAGTTTTACTGCAAGTAACCAAATTGGAGAAGCAATGAAAAACCAGAAAGAAAAAAAGAAAGATGCATAA
- the gltX gene encoding glutamate--tRNA ligase yields the protein MESNVRVRFAPSPTGPLHIGGVRTALYNYLFAKKHNGTFVLRIEDTDQTRYVANAEQYIIDSLKWANIPFDEGPHSTTLSASSKNEKFGPYRQSERKEIYKKYVAVLIDKGWAYYAFDTAEALDAERKAHESEGKTFIYNWHNREKGRLVNSLVLTAEETKNRINNGDKYVVRFKSPQDETLVLNDEIRGEIKIDTNVLDDKILFKSDGMPTYHLANIVDDHLMEISHVIRGEEWLPSMALHVLLYKAFGWNTPKFAHLPLILKPIGKGKLSKRDGDKLGFPVFPLAYTNEETGDVSRGYKEDGYFADAFINMLAFLGWNPGTEQELFSLEDLIQEFDLKRVSKSGAKFNPDKTNWFQQQYMQSKSDEELTDLYFSILEEKGIKSDKNYTQKVVSLIKERAVFVADFWDLSSFFFEAPKEYDEKASKKNWKPETGSLMKELIGIIENIQDFSSENAEKEIKEWITAKEIGFGKVMQPLRLSLVGKLAGPHLFDIMEMIGKQETIKRIENAIEKL from the coding sequence ATGGAATCTAATGTTCGTGTTCGTTTTGCCCCAAGTCCAACAGGACCTTTACATATTGGTGGTGTAAGAACGGCTTTATACAATTATTTATTCGCAAAAAAACACAATGGAACATTTGTGTTAAGAATCGAAGATACAGACCAAACTCGTTATGTTGCAAATGCAGAACAATATATAATCGACTCTTTAAAATGGGCAAATATTCCTTTTGATGAAGGTCCACATTCGACTACGCTCAGTGCAAGCTCCAAAAACGAAAAATTTGGTCCATATAGACAGTCTGAACGTAAAGAAATTTACAAAAAATACGTAGCTGTTCTTATTGATAAAGGCTGGGCATATTATGCTTTTGATACTGCTGAAGCTTTAGATGCTGAAAGAAAAGCTCACGAATCTGAAGGAAAAACATTTATTTATAATTGGCATAATCGCGAAAAAGGTCGTTTGGTAAATTCTTTAGTTTTAACTGCTGAAGAAACGAAAAACCGAATTAATAATGGCGATAAATATGTAGTTCGTTTTAAATCTCCACAAGATGAAACGCTTGTATTGAATGACGAAATTCGTGGAGAAATTAAAATTGATACCAATGTTTTAGACGACAAAATTTTGTTTAAAAGTGATGGAATGCCAACTTATCATTTAGCAAATATTGTGGACGACCATTTAATGGAAATTAGCCACGTAATTCGTGGTGAAGAATGGTTACCATCCATGGCTTTGCACGTTTTATTATACAAAGCTTTTGGTTGGAACACTCCTAAATTTGCACATTTACCATTAATATTAAAACCAATTGGAAAAGGAAAACTGAGCAAAAGAGATGGCGATAAATTAGGTTTTCCTGTATTTCCATTAGCATACACAAACGAAGAAACTGGAGACGTTTCTCGTGGTTACAAAGAAGATGGTTATTTCGCAGACGCTTTTATAAATATGTTAGCGTTTTTAGGTTGGAATCCTGGAACTGAACAAGAATTATTTTCTTTGGAAGATTTAATACAAGAATTTGATTTAAAACGTGTTAGCAAATCTGGTGCAAAATTTAATCCGGATAAAACAAACTGGTTTCAACAACAATATATGCAGTCTAAATCAGATGAAGAATTGACTGATTTATACTTCTCTATTTTAGAAGAAAAGGGAATTAAAAGTGATAAAAATTATACTCAAAAAGTAGTCTCTTTAATCAAAGAAAGAGCTGTTTTTGTTGCTGATTTTTGGGATTTATCAAGTTTCTTTTTTGAAGCTCCAAAAGAGTATGACGAAAAAGCATCAAAAAAGAATTGGAAGCCAGAAACCGGCTCGTTAATGAAAGAGTTGATTGGAATTATCGAGAATATTCAAGATTTTTCATCAGAAAATGCAGAGAAAGAAATTAAAGAATGGATTACTGCTAAAGAAATTGGTTTTGGTAAAGTAATGCAACCCTTACGTTTGTCTTTAGTTGGTAAATTAGCTGGACCTCATTTATTTGATATTATGGAAATGATTGGCAAACAAGAAACTATTAAAAGAATAGAAAACGCTATCGAGAAATTGTAG
- a CDS encoding DUF4175 family protein: MSAFKTIEKKLHQFTRKFYVNELIKGTILFLSLGFLYLIFTLFLEYFLWLKPNARTFLFWVFIIVEVFLLVRFIAIPIFKLLGLRKGISLKESSKIIGAHFPEVKDKLLNVLQLKEDAQQSDLLLASINQKSEELQPIPFVKAVDFKKNTKYLKYAIVPVLIWLITLISGNNGVFTQSLDRVVNHRTAYNPPAPFSFSLQNENLQVIQGKPITIIVNTAGTVLPSEAKIIYDNQQYFLQNNGNGTFSYTFSDVQKPLNFFVEANGVQSQDYKIEVINTPTINNIALQLSYPRYVGKRNETIQNTGNIIVPEGTRITWKVQASQTDSVAFIINENRNLFNNVTNSNFEYSKYIRNSLNYQITSSNKNLRDYENLQFSVGIIKDEVPEISVQTNIDSISRGTAQFAGQISDDYGLNKLQIIYYDDNNPQNQQTFDLQITKENIQTFFYQFPDGLDLKSGINYELFFQVFDNDAVNGNKKAKSKVFNYRKKSTQEIDQELLQEQRNTINSLENSIQKQEKQEKELTKIQEDLQNKKKLSWNDKKKVENFIKRQENYKKMMQRQTDELQENLDEKKEENENLQEKKEELKKRIDELKKLDKQQKLLDEIQKMADKLNKEDLVKKAKELAQQNKQQRRSLERMLELTKRFYVEQKTMQIANKLDELAKKQEALEQKENATLAEQEKINEEFKELKKELEELAKDNEKLKEPMELPDVEDEKEAIDEELKKSEESLKKQDKNEAKKSQKESSKKMKEMSAKMQKAMEALEGESIEENMEDLRKILENLVTFSFQQENLMNKFSETSTGHPDYGKDLKKQNDIRTYFEHIDDSLYVLSMRLPKISAKIQDDLSTTHYNLEQSLENFSENRFNNGISNQRYVMTSTNNLADYLSNILNSMKNSMSMKMGKGKKGKQGGFSLPDIIKKQGELSEKMKEGMKKGGKKPGQKSGEKPGEGQKGGKEGKKPGANGKPGNEGENGKSGDSGKSGKNGKGKGGKDGRPGENGKGKGEGDGENDDLDGELYEIYKEQSKLRQELQNAIKESENGKPGGNANAKKALKTMEQLENEILEKGFNAGTIQRMQRLNYELLKLDSAVLEQGEDKKRKSTTNFKETQRNNAKALQFKKQFYNQIEILNRQSLPLQENYKIKVREYFSEPQKKEK, translated from the coding sequence ATGAGCGCATTTAAAACAATTGAGAAAAAACTACATCAATTTACGAGAAAATTCTACGTAAATGAACTAATAAAAGGAACTATTTTATTCCTTTCTTTAGGATTCTTATACCTAATTTTTACCCTTTTTTTAGAGTATTTTTTATGGTTGAAACCAAATGCGAGAACATTCCTTTTTTGGGTTTTTATAATTGTTGAAGTTTTTTTACTTGTAAGATTTATTGCGATTCCTATTTTTAAATTATTGGGTTTACGAAAAGGGATTTCTTTAAAAGAATCATCAAAAATTATTGGTGCACATTTCCCAGAAGTTAAAGACAAATTATTAAATGTTTTACAGCTGAAAGAAGATGCACAACAGTCGGATTTATTGTTGGCGAGTATCAACCAGAAATCAGAAGAATTACAACCAATTCCGTTTGTAAAAGCTGTCGACTTTAAGAAGAATACCAAGTATTTAAAATATGCAATTGTACCAGTTTTAATATGGTTAATAACATTAATATCAGGCAATAATGGGGTTTTTACACAAAGTTTAGATCGTGTAGTAAACCACAGAACTGCTTACAATCCACCAGCGCCATTTTCTTTTTCTTTACAAAACGAAAACTTGCAAGTTATTCAAGGAAAACCGATTACAATTATTGTAAATACAGCAGGAACTGTGTTGCCTTCTGAAGCAAAAATTATTTATGATAATCAACAATATTTTCTTCAAAATAATGGAAATGGAACTTTTTCTTACACATTTTCTGACGTTCAAAAGCCTTTAAATTTTTTCGTTGAAGCCAATGGAGTTCAATCACAAGATTATAAAATTGAAGTTATAAATACGCCAACAATCAACAATATTGCTTTACAATTAAGCTACCCAAGATATGTTGGCAAGCGAAATGAAACCATCCAAAATACAGGAAATATAATTGTTCCTGAAGGAACAAGAATTACTTGGAAAGTGCAAGCCTCTCAAACGGATTCTGTGGCGTTTATTATTAATGAAAATAGAAATTTATTCAATAATGTTACAAATTCTAATTTTGAATATTCTAAATACATTAGAAATTCGCTAAATTATCAAATTACATCTTCTAACAAAAATCTTCGCGATTATGAGAATTTGCAATTTTCTGTCGGAATTATTAAAGATGAAGTTCCAGAGATTTCTGTACAAACAAATATTGATAGTATTTCACGTGGAACAGCGCAATTTGCTGGTCAGATTTCTGACGATTATGGTCTAAACAAATTACAGATTATTTATTATGATGATAATAATCCGCAGAATCAACAAACCTTCGATTTACAAATCACGAAGGAAAATATCCAAACTTTCTTTTATCAATTTCCAGATGGATTAGATTTAAAATCAGGAATAAATTACGAACTCTTTTTTCAGGTTTTTGATAATGATGCTGTAAATGGAAATAAAAAAGCAAAAAGTAAAGTTTTTAATTATCGTAAAAAATCGACACAAGAAATCGATCAAGAATTACTACAAGAACAACGCAACACAATTAATAGTTTAGAAAATTCGATTCAGAAACAAGAAAAGCAAGAGAAGGAGTTGACTAAAATTCAGGAAGATTTACAAAACAAGAAAAAGTTAAGTTGGAATGATAAGAAGAAAGTTGAAAACTTTATAAAGCGTCAAGAAAACTATAAAAAAATGATGCAACGTCAAACGGATGAGTTGCAAGAAAATTTAGACGAGAAAAAAGAAGAGAATGAGAATCTTCAAGAAAAGAAAGAAGAGTTAAAAAAACGAATTGACGAATTAAAAAAGTTAGACAAGCAACAGAAGTTGTTAGATGAAATTCAAAAAATGGCAGACAAACTAAACAAGGAAGATTTAGTGAAAAAAGCCAAAGAATTAGCACAACAAAACAAGCAACAAAGACGAAGTTTAGAGCGCATGTTAGAGTTGACGAAGCGTTTTTACGTGGAACAAAAAACAATGCAAATTGCCAACAAGTTAGATGAATTGGCGAAAAAGCAAGAAGCTTTAGAGCAAAAAGAAAATGCAACTTTAGCAGAGCAAGAAAAAATAAACGAAGAATTTAAAGAATTAAAAAAGGAATTAGAAGAATTGGCAAAAGACAACGAAAAGTTAAAAGAGCCAATGGAATTGCCAGATGTAGAAGATGAAAAAGAAGCAATTGACGAAGAATTAAAAAAGTCGGAAGAAAGTTTAAAAAAGCAAGATAAAAACGAAGCAAAGAAAAGCCAAAAGGAATCATCTAAAAAGATGAAAGAAATGAGTGCAAAAATGCAAAAAGCAATGGAGGCGTTGGAAGGAGAATCCATCGAAGAAAACATGGAAGATTTGCGAAAAATTTTAGAGAATTTGGTTACGTTTTCTTTTCAACAAGAAAATTTAATGAACAAGTTTAGTGAAACTTCTACAGGCCATCCAGATTATGGAAAAGACCTAAAAAAGCAAAACGACATTAGAACTTATTTCGAACATATAGACGATAGTTTGTATGTGCTCTCCATGCGTTTACCAAAAATATCAGCAAAAATACAAGACGATTTATCTACGACTCATTACAATTTAGAGCAATCTTTAGAGAATTTTTCTGAAAATAGATTCAATAATGGTATTTCTAATCAACGTTATGTAATGACTTCCACAAACAATCTTGCAGACTATTTAAGTAATATTTTAAATAGTATGAAAAATTCGATGTCTATGAAAATGGGCAAAGGAAAAAAAGGAAAGCAAGGAGGTTTTAGTTTGCCAGACATCATAAAAAAACAAGGCGAATTGTCGGAGAAGATGAAAGAAGGAATGAAAAAAGGTGGAAAAAAACCTGGTCAAAAATCTGGAGAGAAACCTGGTGAAGGACAAAAAGGTGGAAAAGAAGGCAAGAAACCAGGAGCAAATGGGAAACCAGGAAATGAAGGAGAAAATGGAAAATCTGGTGATTCTGGAAAGTCAGGAAAGAACGGAAAAGGGAAAGGCGGAAAAGATGGAAGACCTGGAGAAAATGGAAAAGGTAAAGGAGAAGGTGATGGAGAAAATGACGACTTAGATGGAGAATTGTATGAGATTTACAAAGAACAATCTAAACTAAGACAAGAACTTCAAAATGCGATAAAAGAAAGTGAAAACGGAAAACCTGGTGGAAATGCTAATGCAAAAAAAGCATTAAAAACCATGGAACAATTAGAAAATGAAATTCTGGAAAAAGGTTTTAATGCTGGAACCATTCAAAGGATGCAACGTTTAAATTACGAATTATTAAAATTAGATTCAGCTGTTTTAGAGCAAGGAGAAGATAAGAAACGAAAATCTACCACTAATTTTAAAGAAACACAAAGAAATAATGCAAAAGCACTTCAATTTAAAAAGCAGTTTTACAATCAAATAGAAATATTAAATAGACAATCCTTACCTTTGCAGGAAAATTACAAAATAAAGGTTCGAGAATATTTTTCTGAACCTCAGAAAAAAGAAAAATGA
- the ybeY gene encoding rRNA maturation RNase YbeY, with protein sequence MITFNYETDFEIVNEKSLEIWIENTIEKHNCEVGEINYIFCDDTYLHKLNVEFLQHDTLTDIISFDNSLGKLINGDIYISVERVADNATDFNVSFEEELHRVMIHGILHYVGFKDKTTTEKKEMRNQENIALYVLSI encoded by the coding sequence ATGATAACCTTTAATTACGAAACGGATTTCGAAATTGTTAACGAAAAGTCATTAGAAATTTGGATAGAAAATACGATTGAAAAACACAATTGTGAAGTTGGAGAAATCAATTATATTTTTTGTGATGACACTTATTTACACAAATTAAATGTCGAATTTTTACAGCACGATACGTTAACGGATATCATAAGTTTCGATAATTCTTTAGGGAAATTAATTAATGGAGATATTTATATTTCTGTAGAAAGAGTAGCAGATAATGCAACCGATTTTAACGTTTCTTTTGAAGAAGAATTACACAGAGTAATGATTCATGGTATTTTACATTATGTCGGTTTTAAAGACAAAACTACAACCGAGAAAAAAGAGATGAGAAATCAAGAAAACATTGCTTTATATGTTTTAAGTATTTAA
- the mnmG gene encoding tRNA uridine-5-carboxymethylaminomethyl(34) synthesis enzyme MnmG, producing the protein MSLFTTIYDVIVVGGGHAGSEAAAASANMGAHTLLITMNLQNIAQMSCNPAMGGIAKGQIVREIDALGGYSGIVTDKTAIQFKMLNKSKGPAMWSPRAQSDRMQFAECWRTMLEQTENLDFYQDSVNGLLFDENKIIGVKTALGLEIKAKTVIITAGTFLNGLIHIGDKSFGGGRAGEGASTGITEDLVKKGFESGRMKTGTPPRVDGRSLDYSKMIEQPGDEITEKFSYLPTSKALTEQRSCWLTYTNLNVHDSLREGFDRSPMFNGRIQSTGPRYCPSIEDKIDRFATKDRHQIFVEPEGWTTCEMYVNGFSTSLPEDIQDKAIRSIEGFENVKFLRYGYAIEYDFFQPTQLKHSLETKLIENLFFAGQINGTTGYEEAAAQGLMAGVNAALKTQEKEPFILKRNEAYIGVLIDDLITKGTEEPYRMFTSRAEYRTLLRQDNADLRLTPLGFELGLASKERLDRVIEKQRKTDLLINFLQKTSVKEAEINPILKAKNLALINQSMKLYKIAARPQLEFSEFNNIEKVKVFLEENNIDREIIEQAEIHLKYAGYIEKEKNNADKLNRLENVVIPSSFNYSKVKSLSYEAREKLNKIQPTSISQASRISGVSPSDISVLLVYMGR; encoded by the coding sequence ATGAGTTTATTTACAACAATTTATGATGTTATAGTAGTTGGTGGAGGTCATGCAGGAAGCGAGGCAGCCGCAGCAAGTGCAAACATGGGTGCACATACTTTATTAATTACAATGAATTTGCAGAACATTGCGCAAATGAGTTGCAATCCAGCAATGGGTGGAATTGCAAAAGGACAAATCGTTAGAGAGATAGATGCTTTAGGTGGTTATAGTGGAATTGTTACAGACAAAACTGCGATTCAGTTTAAGATGTTAAACAAATCTAAAGGGCCTGCAATGTGGAGTCCAAGAGCACAATCAGACAGGATGCAATTTGCAGAATGTTGGAGAACCATGTTAGAGCAAACTGAAAATTTAGACTTTTATCAAGATTCTGTAAACGGATTGTTATTTGATGAAAATAAAATTATCGGTGTAAAAACAGCTTTAGGTTTAGAGATAAAAGCAAAGACTGTAATTATAACCGCAGGAACTTTTTTAAATGGATTAATTCATATTGGTGATAAAAGTTTTGGTGGAGGTAGAGCAGGTGAAGGAGCATCTACAGGAATTACAGAAGACCTTGTAAAAAAAGGTTTCGAATCAGGAAGAATGAAGACAGGAACTCCTCCAAGAGTAGATGGACGATCTTTAGATTATTCTAAAATGATTGAACAACCTGGAGATGAAATCACAGAGAAATTTTCTTATTTACCAACTTCAAAAGCATTAACAGAACAACGTTCTTGTTGGTTAACTTATACAAATTTAAATGTACACGATTCTTTGCGAGAAGGGTTTGATCGTTCGCCAATGTTTAATGGTAGAATACAATCTACAGGACCAAGATATTGCCCATCAATTGAAGATAAAATAGATCGATTTGCAACGAAAGATAGACACCAGATATTTGTAGAACCAGAAGGTTGGACAACTTGTGAAATGTATGTAAATGGGTTTTCAACTTCGCTACCAGAAGATATTCAAGACAAAGCAATTCGTTCTATAGAAGGTTTCGAAAATGTAAAATTTTTAAGATATGGTTATGCAATTGAGTATGACTTTTTTCAACCTACACAATTAAAACATTCCTTAGAAACAAAGCTGATTGAAAATTTATTTTTCGCAGGACAAATAAATGGAACAACTGGATATGAAGAAGCAGCGGCACAAGGTTTAATGGCTGGTGTAAATGCTGCTTTAAAAACACAAGAAAAAGAACCTTTTATATTAAAAAGAAACGAAGCTTATATTGGAGTTTTAATTGACGATTTAATTACAAAAGGTACAGAAGAACCATATAGAATGTTTACTTCTAGAGCAGAATATAGAACCCTTTTAAGACAAGATAATGCAGATTTAAGATTAACTCCTTTAGGATTTGAACTTGGTTTGGCTTCAAAAGAAAGGTTAGATAGGGTTATTGAAAAACAAAGAAAAACAGATTTATTAATTAACTTTCTTCAAAAAACAAGTGTTAAAGAAGCTGAAATAAATCCTATTTTAAAAGCAAAAAATTTAGCTTTAATTAACCAATCTATGAAGCTCTATAAAATAGCAGCTAGACCTCAATTAGAGTTTTCTGAATTTAATAATATCGAAAAAGTAAAAGTATTTTTAGAAGAAAATAATATAGATAGAGAAATTATAGAACAAGCAGAAATTCATTTAAAATATGCTGGTTATATCGAAAAAGAAAAGAACAATGCAGATAAATTAAACAGGTTAGAGAATGTTGTAATTCCATCTTCTTTTAATTACAGCAAAGTAAAATCTCTCTCTTATGAAGCAAGAGAAAAACTAAATAAAATACAACCAACTTCTATTTCACAAGCAAGCAGAATTAGCGGAGTTTCACCAAGTGATATTTCTGTTCTTTTAGTTTATATGGGAAGATAG